A single Vigna radiata var. radiata cultivar VC1973A chromosome 8, Vradiata_ver6, whole genome shotgun sequence DNA region contains:
- the LOC106770122 gene encoding uncharacterized protein LOC106770122, with amino-acid sequence MMLQNQRKLTGVVKRLIFNFIYAGHILADFRRRKPEYRNKYTLSSYTTYMRSDIFGLADIPNADFVFMPFLHDEHWWCYAVKISTLELYVIDSMGKGVRNRKKIDEFVGANMGKFFEMXYNRPEGSIGPLCVKDGNIPPQPNLYDCGVMMLKSIELWDGENRYNGKSMPAYTNEELSQIRKNYVKYWILDNDNLRIFDALDKYGLL; translated from the exons ATGATGTTGCAAAACCAGAGAAAGTTGACCGGTGTAGTNAAGAGgctcattttcaatttcatatatGCG GGGCATATTCTCGCTGACTTTCGAAGACGAAAGCCGGAATATCGGAACAAGTACACCCTGAGTAGTTACACGACGTATATGAGGTCCGATATATTTGGTCTTGCTGACATTCCGAATGCAGACTTT GTGTTTATGCCCTTTCTCCATGATGAACACTGGTGGTGCTATGCAGTCAAAATTAGCACATTGGAACTATATGTGATTGACTCAATGGGGAAGGGTGTaagaaataggaaaaaaattgaCGAATTTGTG GGTGCAAACATGGGAAAATTCTTTGAGATGNTGTACAATAGACCGGAGGGGAGTATAGGTCCATTGTGCGTTAAAGATGGAAATATCCCACCCCAGCCGAACTT GTATGACTGTGGTGTGATGATGTTAAAATCCATTGAACTTTGGGATGGAGAGAATAGATACAACGGCAAGAGCATGCCGGCGTACACTAAT gagGAGCTGAGTCAAATAAGGAAGAATTATGTGAAATACTGGATCCTCGACAACGACAACTTGAGAATATTTGATGCGTTAGACAAATATGGGTTGTTGTAG
- the LOC106770120 gene encoding QWRF motif-containing protein 3, translating into MKTPNGSPVSSPSPKLRQLRTRESSSRFLPSPPNSTTHSAECHSPVRRKSSSPNRRHAITEDPGPTRHQLWPSSAVAKRNSGTLADHITEDRIIEGTTNRPISIGGSARHVAKLATPSESPSSKRPVYSNMAPGRLLLDENAKSFSSRRHSCSSRNSIDSEHDAGKTTPIKTDMEVVHSSVATTTLRRPRRGTSDSNIANMDGDSSAVKRFTLKTAIRRANSLAGSYKSSKSSWALSPGRAESPAMSVESMDRPMSFSGFKHHPTSPTTKVKGVEKLLNMGFDLFKSKKSGGFGSLSPIGFGVSSEVVHKLRLFDNRLMQWRFANARAQVVDGTISHKAESKLICVWDALTKLQRSVLKKKIQFVREKLEMKVAFVLYSQMKLLESWVGMERQHLQAITAIKECLHSVVCRVPLLEGAKVNMQSTSIALRHATDLTTRIKSILTTLSSSEVDNITATLSELAKVVAQEKQLLEEFYDIFRTIYVFEGSGFSIVSPPLALGLAVLVVLYRGRFGVRFRCR; encoded by the exons ATGAAAACGCCCAACGGTTCACCGGTTTCTAGTCCATCTCCCAAACTTCGTCAACTCCGAACCCGCGAATCAAGTTCACGGTTTCTCCCTTCACCTCCGAACTCAACCACACACTCCGCAGAATGCCACTCCCCGGTACGCCGCAAATCCTCAAGCCCAAACCGGCGCCATGCCATCACGGAGGACCCGGGTCCCACGCGCCACCAACTATGGCCTTCGTCTGCAGTGGCGAAGAGAAACTCCGGTACTCTCGCCGACCACATCACCGAAGACAGAATCATAGAGGGCACAACTAATAGACCCATCAGCATTGGTGGCTCTGCGAGACACGTGGCGAAATTAGCAACACCTTCAGAATCACCATCTTCTAAGAGACCCGTTTACAGCAACATGGCTCCTGGAAGATTGTTGCTGGACGAGAACGCCAAGTCCTTCTCTTCGCGGAGACACTCGTGTTCTTCTAGAAACTCTATCGATTCAGAACATGACGCGGGAAAAACAACTCCGATCAAAACTGACATGGAGGTTGTACATTCGAGTGTTGCAACAACAACGTTGAGAAGGCCTCGAAGGGGAACTTCAGATTCCAATATTGCGAACATGGACGGTGACTCGTCGGCTGTGAAACGCTTCACGTTGAAAACGGCTATTAGGAGGGCTAATTCGCTTGCTGGATCGTACAAGAGTTCGAAGTCTTCGTGGGCTTTGTCTCCTGGGAGAGCGGAGTCGCCGGCTATGTCGGTTGAGAGCATGGATAGACCGATGTCGTTTTCGGGCTTCAAGCACCATCCCACTAGTCCTACTACCAAGGTGAAAGGGGTGGAGAAGTTGCTCAACATGGGTTTTGATCTTTTCAAGAGTAAGAAAAGTGGTGGGTTTGGGTCTCTTTCGCCCATTGGTTTCGGTGTTAGCTCGGAGGTTGTTCATAAGCTTCGTTTGTTTGATAACCGGTTGATGCAATGGCGGTTTGCAAATGCTAGAGCCCAGGTTGTGGATGGAACCATTTCTCACAAGGCTGag AGCAAGTTGATATGTGTTTGGGATGCTCTCACAAAGTTACAACGTTCTGTTCTGAAAAAGAAGATACAATTTGTCAGAGAAAAGCTTGAAATGAAGGTCGCTTTTGTTCTGTATTCTCAG ATGAAGCTGTTAGAATCATGGGTAGGTATGGAAAGGCAGCACTTACAAGCAATAACCGCCATCAAAGAGTGTCTGCATTCGGTTGTTTGCAGAGTTCCTCTTTTGGAAGGTGCTAAG GTGAACATGCAATCAACATCTATTGCTCTACGGCATGCAACTGATCTCACGACTCGTATTAAGTCAATTTTAACTACTTTATCATCTTCC GAGGTTGATAACATTACTGCGACGTTATCAGAATTAGCAAAAGTTGTAGCACAAGAGAAACAACTCTTAGAAGAGTTCTATGATATTTTCCGGACCATATATGTCTTTGAG GGTTCTGGTTTCTCCATCGTTTCACCGCCGTTGGCTCTCGGTTTGGCAGTTCTCGTCGTTCTCTATCGTGGTCGTTTTGGTGTGCGCTTTCGTTGCCGGTGA
- the LOC106772611 gene encoding probable galacturonosyltransferase 10 — translation MRRRATDFRRPVRRKVPDALWWALCCAVILLFVYILSKGNKIESRPALSKRTYKHDKIMEGLNITEEMLNSNSVTRQLNDQISLAKAFVVIAKESNNLQFAWELSAQIHNSQRLLSNAATRRVPLTTRETEKAIRDMALLLYQAQQLHYDSATMIMRFKAKIQALEEQMNSVTEKSSKYGQIAAEEVPKSLYCLGVRLTTEWFRNFNLQKKSKDKRQMEMKLKDNNLYHFCVFSDNILATSVVVNSTAMNSKNPNMIVFHLVTDEINYAAMKAWFAVNDFHGVTVEVQKFEDFTWLNASYVPVLKQLQDSEIQSYYFSGNSDEGRTPIKFRNPKYLSMLNHLRFYIPEVFPALKKVVFLDDDVVVQKDLSDLFSIDLNGNVNGAVETCMETFHRYHKYLNYSHPLIHAHFDPDACGWAFGMNVFDLVEWRKKNVTGIYHYWQEKNVDRTLWKLGTLPPGLLTFYGLTQPLDPSWHVLGFGYTNVDPQLIERGAVLHFNGNSKPWLKIGIEKYKPLWEKYVEYSHPLLQQCNFH, via the exons ATGCGACGAAGAGCGACAGATTTTCGCAGGCCAGTGCGTAGGAAGGTTCCAGATGCTTTGTGGTGGGCATTGTGCTGTGCAGTGATTCTTCTCTTTGTCTATATTCTGAGCAAAGGGAACAAAATTGAGTCCAGACCCGCTTTGTCCAAg AGAACTTACAAGCATGATAAGATTATGGAAGGCCTTAATATTACTGAAGAGATGTTAAACTCTAACTCAGTCACGAGACAACTCAATGATCAGATATCTCTGGCAAAAGCCTTTGTTGTAATTGCCAAAGAAAGTAACAATCTCCAATTTGCTTGGGAATTAAGTGCCCAGATCCACAATTCACAGAGGCTCCTCTCAAATGCTGCAACTAGGCGTGTTCCTTTGACAACAAGGGAAACAGAAAAGGCCATCCGTGATATGGCATTATTGTTATACCAAGCCCAGCAGCTCCATTATGATAGTGCAACCATGATCATGAGATTCAAAGCAAAAATTCAAGCTCTTGAGGAACAGATGAATTCAGTTACTGAAAAGAGTTCGAAATATGGACAAATAGCTGCTGAAGAAGTCCCAAAAAGTTTGTACTGCCTTGGTGTTCGGTTGACAACAGAATGGTTCAGAAACTTTAATTTGCAAAAGAAATCAAAGGACAAAAGACAAATGGAGATGAAGCTCAAGGATAACAACCTTTACCATTTCTGTGTTTTCTCTGATAACATTCTTGCAACTTCAGTAGTGGTCAATTCAACTGCAATGAATTCTAAAAATCCCAATATGATTGTTTTTCACCTTGTCACTGATGAAATAAACTATGCTGCGATGAAGGCATGGTTTGCGGTGAATGATTTCCATGGAGTGACTGTGGAAGTTCAGAAGTTTGAAGACTTTACTTGGTTAAATGCTTCATATGTTCCTGTGCTCAAGCAACTTCAAGACTCTGAAATACAGAGCTACTACTTTTCTGGCAACAGTGATGAGGGAAGAACACCTATCAAGTTTCGTAACCCTAAATATCTGTCCATGCTTAATCACCTGAGATTCTACATACCTGAAGTATTTCCCGCACTAAAGAAGGTGGTGTTCTTGGATGATGATGTGGTGGTTCAGAAGGATCTTTCTGATCTTTTTTCCATTGATCTGAATGGTAATGTAAATGGAGCTGTTGAAACATGCATGGAGACATTTCACAGATACCACAAATATTTGAACTACTCTCATCCTCTTATACATGCACATTTTGACCCTGATGCTTGTGGATGGGCATTTGGGATGAATGTATTTGATTTGGTTGAATGGAGGAAAAAGAACGTAACTGGCATTTATCACTACTGGCAGGAAAAGAACGTAGACAGGACATTGTGGAAACTTGGTACCTTGCCACCTGGACTGTTGACATTTTATGGATTAACTCAGCCCTTAGATCCATCGTGGCACGTTTTGGGTTTTGGCTACACCAATGTTGATCCTCAGTTGATAGAGAGGGGTGCTGTGCTACATTTCAACGGAAATTCCAAACCATGGTTGAAGATTGGGATAGAGAAGTACAAGCCCCTGTGGGAAAAATATGTTGAATACTCTCATCCTTTATTGCAGCAGTGTAACTTCCACTGA